CATTCGGCGCAGCAAGTGGGAAAAGATGTGCTGGAACTGTGTCTTTAATCCGATCACGCTTCTGATCAACGACCAAGTGTCGAAAGCGCTGGACCATCCGGAAATGTCGCACGTCATTCAACAGGTCGTCGACGAGGTAGCGGCCGTCTCGGCAGCCCTCAAAGTGCCGCTCGCGCCTGACATGGCCGAGAAGACAGTGAAGGTCACGCAGGCCATCCGCGACATCCATACCTCCATGTACGATGATTGGAAGGCGGGACGGCCGACCGAGATCGACGCGTTGAACGGGTACATCGTCCAGAAGGGGCGGGAGCTCGGAATTCCCACACCGGTCAACGAGGCGCTCACGGCCATGGTCAAGGTGTTGACTGAGAAAGGCAAAAGCGGGCCGGGCACGGTTCGAATTGAGGGGGCGGTCGTCCAGCCAGTGACGCTGGACCGGGAGACGCTCGCGAAACTTCCCGTCGAGCATCAGGTGGAAGATTTCGCGGCATTCATGCCTACAATGAAAGGGAAAGCGATTAAAGTCAAAGCGATACTTGAGGTCCCTGCGCTAGTCATCGGTGCCGATTATGTGACCTTCCATGCGCAGGACGGCAAGTTCTCTGCCAGCCTGACACTGGCCCAGGCGCAGGAGTATGGCGTGCTGGTCTATGAGCTGGATGGCCAGCCACTGCCCGAGTCGAAGGGCGGCCCGTTCCGGCTCTACGCGCCGGGCCTGGG
This DNA window, taken from Nitrospira sp., encodes the following:
- a CDS encoding 2-dehydropantoate 2-reductase → MQNILVVGAGAVGGFYGARLAKHHPNVSFLLRPRTCAAVRTNGLTLRSTTGTFTVRPAVASDPRELPTPDLIILSVKAYDLDEVLAQIAPVMTDRTVLLTLQNGVDTEDRIVARFHRDCVVGGVAFIYSKLVEPGVIDHYKRGSVAVGEMMGHKSERVAAISKLFTDAGIQCSISEDIRRSKWEKMCWNCVFNPITLLINDQVSKALDHPEMSHVIQQVVDEVAAVSAALKVPLAPDMAEKTVKVTQAIRDIHTSMYDDWKAGRPTEIDALNGYIVQKGRELGIPTPVNEALTAMVKVLTEKGKSGPGTVRIEGAVVQPVTLDRETLAKLPVEHQVEDFAAFMPTMKGKAIKVKAILEVPALVIGADYVTFHAQDGKFSASLTLAQAQEYGVLVYELDGQPLPESKGGPFRLYAPGLGDLCANVKGVGRIEVTKGPGRDTRPSGTAS